A single Gammaproteobacteria bacterium DNA region contains:
- a CDS encoding TylF/MycF/NovP-related O-methyltransferase → MLQRIKRFLKTISVSEKSILSGLNHEECELIHRIRSQMITYLSVKKLARIAHTCRQIETNALPGIFIEAGCALGGSSILIASMKKNKRPFFVYDVFGMIPPPTKEDTRDVHSRYKIIEEGKSKGLGGEKYYGYEKNLYEIVNNNLKMFGINRDEQSVSLIKGLVQDTLKINQPVAFAHIDVDWYEPVITCLKRIFPSLVIGGSIILDDYYDWGGCKKATDEYLNDISGKFVLDDSAGSLKITKIKN, encoded by the coding sequence ATGCTGCAACGAATCAAGCGATTCTTAAAAACAATAAGCGTTTCAGAGAAATCCATTCTATCCGGATTAAACCACGAAGAATGCGAACTGATACATCGTATTCGTTCGCAAATGATTACTTATTTGTCAGTCAAAAAACTTGCCCGCATTGCGCACACATGCCGACAAATAGAGACTAATGCTCTGCCTGGAATTTTTATAGAAGCTGGCTGTGCGCTTGGCGGGTCTAGCATTTTAATTGCTTCAATGAAAAAAAACAAACGCCCCTTTTTCGTTTATGATGTTTTCGGCATGATCCCTCCACCAACAAAGGAAGACACGCGTGACGTGCATAGTCGTTATAAAATAATAGAGGAGGGGAAATCAAAAGGGCTTGGCGGTGAAAAATACTACGGCTACGAAAAAAACTTATACGAGATTGTCAATAACAACCTGAAAATGTTTGGTATAAATCGTGACGAGCAATCGGTATCGCTAATTAAAGGGTTGGTTCAGGACACTCTAAAAATAAATCAGCCTGTTGCTTTTGCACACATCGATGTTGACTGGTATGAGCCAGTAATCACCTGCCTAAAACGCATCTTTCCAAGCCTTGTCATTGGTGGAAGTATAATTCTAGATGACTACTATGACTGGGGAGGATGCAAAAAAGCAACCGATGAATACCTGAATGATATTAGCGGGAAGTTTGTGCTGGATGACTCCGCAGGCTCATTAAAAATAACAAAGATAAAAAATTAA
- a CDS encoding polysaccharide pyruvyl transferase family protein, with product MKSQLNKNIYSFKYPDSVNVGDEIQTLAAIHALKLLGLSISGYLDRDHPTLGNIECILIINGWFSISQETFPLDENITPVFSNIHISSTSLTQNKLLTKEAIAYLKNNSPIGCRDRNTEKILNSLGIDTYFNYCLTLTFNRRKKEYAVSADTIFIVDLDTFVPLPKELKNQKIEYAKHILPAKLSHDIKMNIAEGFLEMYRTRAKLVVTSRLHCALPCIAMGIPVVVLGDQNDKRLQLVEEFIPIHPYFSLDMRGEISQMDKPLWKRFLLLTYGLFKFIFYRVRYFFYYRNIAWPTTAINVEATKERILTNMKEALERL from the coding sequence ATGAAATCACAATTAAACAAGAACATATATAGCTTTAAGTATCCAGATTCTGTAAATGTAGGTGATGAAATACAGACACTAGCAGCCATCCACGCCCTGAAATTACTTGGATTAAGTATTAGCGGATACTTGGACAGAGACCACCCCACGCTTGGAAATATTGAATGCATCCTCATCATCAACGGCTGGTTCTCGATCAGTCAGGAAACGTTTCCGCTAGACGAAAATATCACTCCCGTCTTTAGCAATATACATATTAGCTCTACTAGCTTAACCCAGAACAAACTACTGACAAAAGAAGCGATTGCATACCTTAAAAATAACTCCCCCATCGGTTGCAGAGACAGGAATACTGAAAAAATATTAAATTCACTCGGTATCGACACCTACTTCAACTACTGCTTAACACTTACTTTCAACAGGAGAAAGAAAGAATATGCTGTCAGTGCAGACACAATATTTATTGTCGATTTAGATACATTTGTACCCCTGCCAAAAGAACTCAAAAATCAAAAAATTGAATATGCCAAACACATCCTTCCCGCAAAGCTTTCGCACGATATAAAGATGAATATTGCTGAGGGTTTTTTAGAGATGTACAGAACACGGGCAAAATTAGTTGTTACGAGTCGACTACATTGCGCGCTACCCTGTATCGCAATGGGAATTCCAGTCGTTGTGCTGGGAGATCAGAATGATAAGCGTTTACAGCTAGTTGAGGAATTTATCCCTATTCACCCTTATTTTTCTTTGGATATGAGAGGTGAGATAAGCCAAATGGACAAGCCGTTATGGAAACGGTTCCTATTACTAACATACGGCTTATTCAAGTTTATATTTTATCGTGTAAGATACTTTTTTTATTATCGCAACATCGCCTGGCCAACAACAGCTATAAACGTTGAAGCTACTAAAGAAAGAATATTAACCAACATGAAGGAAGCGCTTGAACGCTTATGA
- a CDS encoding flippase, whose amino-acid sequence MSELRPDYLAILLRSTTGTFIIRATSLAILLLTQILLARLMGASEFGLYSFVVAWIVVLARLTTGGLDTAATRFVSRYRSDKDWLSISHFRRYSENIILLLSTLTIPAFGLALLIKLNTSEISSYLIAGSLLILILATLTVRQGILQGLRYMKKSFVPDAIIRPGLLALISASLILFGFSTKANMMLYIHLLSASVALIASSVFLHHIKLDKSSSPLPEEKQQEWASVRWVLYGVGILSVAQMNLGIIILGILSDDKSVGLYSVAARIAELTSFGLITINMAFAPIASELFQKRDNRTLQTVLTRSANYGFFVAIIIGIVLLAFGPVLLSAFGREFSSAYPAMMVLVVAQIINAAAGPVAIIMMMTIYQAAALKISILSILLNIALCIALIPRYGALGAATASGIALVSWRMIALVYLYKKEHIRTWPSWRPTNPTA is encoded by the coding sequence ATGTCTGAATTACGACCCGACTACCTAGCGATATTGTTGCGAAGCACTACAGGCACATTCATCATCCGTGCAACATCGCTTGCCATTCTGCTCCTTACGCAAATATTACTTGCAAGGTTAATGGGTGCAAGCGAATTCGGACTCTACTCTTTCGTGGTTGCCTGGATCGTAGTACTGGCGAGACTAACAACAGGCGGATTAGATACTGCTGCAACACGCTTTGTTTCTCGCTATCGCTCGGACAAAGACTGGTTATCAATTTCTCATTTTCGAAGATATTCTGAAAACATTATTCTATTATTATCCACACTAACCATTCCGGCATTTGGTTTGGCTCTTTTAATTAAATTAAACACATCGGAAATAAGCAGCTATTTAATCGCAGGCTCATTGTTAATCCTTATACTCGCTACGCTTACTGTCAGGCAAGGCATCCTGCAAGGGTTGCGATACATGAAGAAAAGCTTTGTCCCTGATGCCATTATAAGACCGGGGCTACTTGCGCTAATTTCAGCATCGCTTATTCTTTTCGGCTTCTCAACGAAAGCCAACATGATGCTTTATATCCACCTTCTTTCTGCGAGCGTAGCGCTGATTGCATCCAGCGTGTTCTTGCATCATATAAAATTAGATAAATCTTCATCTCCTTTGCCAGAAGAAAAACAACAGGAATGGGCCTCTGTAAGATGGGTTCTTTACGGGGTAGGCATCCTATCCGTGGCACAAATGAATCTTGGGATTATCATTCTAGGCATATTGTCAGACGACAAGTCTGTTGGCTTATATTCAGTAGCCGCAAGAATCGCTGAATTAACTTCCTTTGGATTAATCACCATCAATATGGCTTTTGCGCCAATTGCATCTGAATTATTTCAAAAGCGTGACAATAGAACCCTTCAGACAGTACTTACCCGGTCTGCAAATTATGGGTTTTTCGTAGCGATTATTATAGGGATAGTTTTATTGGCATTTGGCCCAGTATTGCTTAGCGCTTTTGGGAGGGAATTCTCCTCTGCTTACCCAGCCATGATGGTCTTAGTTGTCGCGCAAATAATCAACGCAGCCGCAGGTCCTGTGGCTATAATTATGATGATGACCATATATCAAGCCGCGGCACTTAAAATATCCATCCTATCAATTTTACTTAACATAGCACTTTGTATAGCATTAATTCCAAGATATGGTGCTCTTGGTGCAGCCACAGCCAGCGGCATAGCGTTAGTTAGTTGGCGCATGATTGCTCTTGTGTATCTGTATAAAAAAGAACACATAAGAACATGGCCTTCCTGGAGGCCAACCAACCCCACGGCATGA
- a CDS encoding class I SAM-dependent methyltransferase, with product MHHVRYTLFHPQYLAYRFEHRRYKLVANEAAGKILDIGCGRQPLRKYIKTSCDYYSLDYPMTGKKLYAARPDVFGDAHKLPFANGSFDTIVMLEVLEHLTDPYFALQEARRIVSPGGCIIISTPFLYPIHDAPGDYTRWTYHGLQHLTRKSGLAIRRSVVFGNAIESSVLLFNLSLAWQMLHVSPLALLPLAVLTFIVVPLFNLLAIIGSQSPESSSSTPFAVGYLLVLD from the coding sequence ATGCACCATGTGCGCTATACGCTGTTTCATCCACAATATTTAGCATATCGATTTGAACACAGGCGTTATAAGCTTGTTGCCAATGAAGCCGCAGGCAAAATTCTAGATATTGGATGCGGCCGCCAACCGCTTCGAAAATATATTAAAACGAGCTGCGATTATTACAGCTTGGACTACCCAATGACGGGCAAAAAACTGTATGCCGCTCGCCCAGACGTATTCGGCGATGCGCATAAGTTACCATTCGCCAACGGAAGCTTCGACACTATAGTGATGCTTGAGGTGTTGGAACACCTCACTGATCCATATTTCGCTCTGCAAGAAGCGCGTCGCATCGTCTCCCCCGGAGGATGCATAATCATTTCCACGCCATTTCTTTATCCAATTCATGACGCGCCAGGAGACTACACGCGCTGGACGTACCACGGCCTGCAACACCTTACAAGAAAGAGCGGATTGGCTATTCGTCGATCAGTTGTCTTTGGCAATGCTATTGAATCAAGTGTATTGCTATTCAATTTATCTTTGGCATGGCAAATGTTGCATGTATCACCATTGGCTCTCCTACCTCTGGCAGTGTTGACATTCATCGTCGTTCCTTTATTTAACCTGCTCGCCATTATCGGAAGCCAATCACCAGAAAGCAGTAGCAGCACGCCTTTTGCAGTTGGCTATTTACTCGTACTTGATTAA
- a CDS encoding glycosyltransferase family 2 protein: protein MLTIVLPAKNEAAGLNHLLPQLRVTCPDAEILIVDDGSSDDTAQVGLNHGATILHHPYSMGNGAAIKSGARMAKGDIIVFMDADGQHDPADIPRLLEKLDQGYEMVVGARGLSSQASAGRSIANRLYNRLASYMTGQKIEDLTSGFRAARANRFREYLYLLPNGFSYPTTSTMAFFRAGYPVAYISITAAKRLGNSHIHLVKDGVRFLLIIFKIGTLYSPLKLFFPVAFLHALAGITYYAYTFATQGRLSLATIFLLTASVTIFLIGLVSEQITQLMYKSEKNDK, encoded by the coding sequence ATGCTGACGATTGTACTACCTGCCAAAAACGAGGCCGCGGGCCTGAACCATCTCCTGCCACAGCTTCGCGTTACCTGTCCTGATGCCGAGATACTGATCGTCGACGATGGCTCGAGCGACGATACAGCACAGGTTGGCCTAAACCATGGGGCGACCATCTTGCATCACCCGTATAGCATGGGTAATGGAGCAGCGATTAAGAGTGGCGCCCGTATGGCGAAGGGAGACATCATCGTGTTCATGGATGCTGATGGCCAACATGACCCTGCCGACATCCCGCGCCTGTTGGAAAAACTCGACCAAGGCTATGAAATGGTAGTGGGTGCGCGTGGCCTCAGTTCCCAGGCTAGTGCCGGGCGTAGCATCGCTAACCGCCTCTATAATCGCCTAGCAAGCTACATGACAGGACAGAAAATCGAAGATCTCACATCCGGTTTTCGTGCAGCACGAGCGAACCGCTTTCGCGAATATCTCTATCTACTACCGAACGGTTTCTCCTACCCTACCACTAGCACAATGGCATTCTTTCGTGCTGGCTATCCGGTTGCATACATCTCCATAACGGCAGCGAAACGACTTGGCAATAGCCATATTCATCTAGTGAAAGACGGAGTGCGTTTTCTACTCATCATTTTCAAAATTGGAACTTTGTATTCGCCACTCAAATTATTTTTTCCCGTCGCATTTCTGCACGCGCTAGCTGGCATCACGTATTATGCTTACACCTTTGCAACACAGGGCCGCCTGTCACTCGCGACCATCTTTCTTCTCACAGCATCAGTGACCATATTTCTTATTGGTCTTGTTTCCGAACAAATCACACAATTAATGTACAAATCTGAGAAAAATGACAAATAA
- a CDS encoding pilin has protein sequence MQHIRTVQKGFTLIELMIVVAIIGILAAIAIPAYQDYTIRAKVSEVLVLASAARTSVAEYYISTGSMPATTAAAGINTNADQSEFVSAIAFATSSGGTLLTYTLANLGAGADTTTFLYQVIGNANGVQVDCTGGTLPAKYRPANCRL, from the coding sequence ATGCAACACATAAGAACAGTACAAAAGGGTTTCACCCTGATCGAACTGATGATCGTGGTAGCCATCATCGGCATCCTGGCCGCCATCGCAATTCCGGCCTATCAGGATTACACCATTCGCGCCAAAGTGAGTGAAGTACTGGTACTCGCCAGCGCTGCCCGTACCAGCGTCGCTGAATACTACATTTCTACGGGCAGCATGCCGGCCACAACCGCCGCCGCAGGTATCAATACAAATGCAGACCAGAGTGAATTTGTCAGCGCCATCGCCTTTGCAACCAGCTCCGGCGGCACCTTGCTGACCTATACCCTGGCAAATCTTGGCGCAGGCGCTGATACCACAACGTTCCTGTATCAAGTCATAGGCAACGCGAATGGTGTGCAGGTTGATTGTACTGGCGGCACCCTGCCAGCCAAATATCGCCCCGCTAATTGCCGCTTATAA
- a CDS encoding sigma-54 dependent transcriptional regulator, whose amino-acid sequence MNTATQPHALIVDDEPDICELLELTLGRMNIDTRAAADLGQARDLLSRHHFDLCLTDMKLPDGNGLELVEHIQQHYPKIPVAMITAHGNMEWAIKALKAGAFDFVSKPVDLHILRNLVNTALRVSESQPQLDRRSRDELLGDSELMRHTRATIAKVARSQAPIYISGESGTGKELVARLIHSKGPRANQPFIPVNCGAIPDELMESEFFGHQKGSFTGAIADKAGLFQAADGGTLFLDEVADLPLHMQVKLLRAIQEKAIRPVGAANETSIDVRILSATHKGLSRLVEEGKFRQDLYYRINVIQLPVPPLRDRAEDIPQLTAHTLHKLARQMDLPTPTLAPDALGALSQYRFPGNVRELENILERAMTLCEDNTIRQRDLHLPQTTDTTSLIPPMPGPLDSGQIHLEAHLGEIEKMAILQALEQTRYNKTAAAKLLGLSFRALRYRLKKLGLE is encoded by the coding sequence ATGAATACCGCCACTCAACCCCATGCCCTCATCGTCGACGACGAACCCGACATCTGCGAACTGCTGGAGCTGACGCTGGGGCGCATGAATATCGACACCCGCGCCGCGGCGGACCTCGGCCAGGCCCGGGACCTGTTATCCAGACACCACTTCGACCTGTGCCTCACCGACATGAAACTGCCCGACGGCAACGGCCTGGAGCTGGTGGAACACATCCAGCAGCATTACCCGAAGATCCCGGTCGCCATGATCACCGCCCACGGCAATATGGAATGGGCGATCAAGGCCCTCAAGGCCGGCGCGTTTGATTTTGTCTCCAAGCCGGTGGATCTGCACATCCTGCGCAACCTGGTCAATACCGCGCTCCGGGTCTCCGAAAGTCAGCCGCAGCTGGATCGCCGTTCCCGCGATGAATTGCTCGGCGACTCCGAACTCATGCGCCACACCCGCGCCACCATCGCCAAAGTCGCGCGCAGCCAGGCGCCCATCTACATCAGCGGCGAATCCGGCACCGGCAAGGAACTGGTAGCCCGGCTGATCCACAGCAAGGGGCCGCGCGCCAATCAGCCCTTCATCCCCGTCAACTGCGGAGCGATCCCCGACGAACTCATGGAGAGCGAATTTTTCGGCCATCAAAAGGGCAGCTTCACCGGCGCCATCGCCGACAAGGCGGGCCTGTTCCAGGCCGCCGATGGCGGCACCCTGTTTCTGGATGAGGTCGCCGACCTGCCCCTGCACATGCAGGTCAAACTACTGCGCGCCATCCAGGAAAAGGCCATCCGCCCGGTCGGCGCGGCCAACGAGACCAGCATCGACGTACGCATCCTCAGCGCCACCCACAAGGGCCTGAGCCGGCTGGTCGAAGAGGGCAAATTCCGACAGGATCTGTACTACCGCATCAACGTCATCCAGCTGCCGGTGCCACCGCTACGTGATCGCGCCGAGGACATCCCCCAGCTCACCGCGCACACCCTGCACAAACTTGCCCGGCAGATGGACCTGCCCACCCCCACCCTCGCCCCCGATGCCTTGGGGGCGCTCAGCCAGTACCGCTTCCCCGGCAACGTGCGCGAATTGGAAAACATCCTCGAACGGGCCATGACCCTGTGCGAAGACAACACCATACGCCAGCGTGACCTGCACCTGCCGCAGACCACGGACACCACCTCTCTTATCCCGCCCATGCCCGGCCCACTGGACTCCGGCCAGATCCACCTCGAAGCACACCTCGGCGAGATCGAAAAGATGGCCATCCTCCAAGCCCTGGAGCAGACCCGATACAACAAGACCGCCGCCGCCAAGCTGCTGGGGCTCAGCTTTAGGGCGCTGCGGTATCGCCTCAAAAAACTGGGACTGGAATAG
- a CDS encoding ATP-binding protein, giving the protein MPTSSFSQAETSTLSHLDSERAWRPLHYLNLYRITLAALFVSAVFVKGNLPVLGSANPSLFQTISFVYLGVALAASFAIRLRWTEFRVLTYGLMVIDILSLTLIMRASGGIETGLGMLLIVAIAGNSLLLSSRAANLFAAIAAIAVLGEQVLAHQDPALTSNFTQAGILGASLFATAFLAHVLSSRIRESEALAAQRGVDLANLAQLNQHVLQRMQSGIVVVDADLRVRLMNESAWYMLGLPSMGSTSSKSLKLISPELAEQLIDWRRGGLSEARMFRPGGGSVELLPNMTALGSEARAGTLIFLEDTARMAQQAQQMKLASLGRLTASIAHEIRNPLGAISHAEQLLTETASDNPSEKRLLEIIHTNSRRVNDIIENVLQLSRRDHSMPETIALKPWLEDFVNEFVHSQKCDPADIRLHVEPADITAHMDATQLHQVLWNLCHNGLRHSQGFPRQPKLELHCGQSTKSHAPFIDVIDQGPGIPPDVAPNIFEPFFTTESKGSGLGLYIARELCESNQARLNYVAIPTGGACFRLEFANAPVSAKSTTESISRVKNP; this is encoded by the coding sequence GTGCCCACATCGAGTTTTTCCCAGGCCGAAACCAGCACCCTCTCGCACCTTGATAGTGAGCGCGCCTGGCGCCCGCTGCATTACCTCAATCTGTATCGCATTACCCTGGCGGCGCTGTTTGTCAGCGCCGTGTTTGTAAAGGGCAACCTGCCGGTACTGGGCAGCGCCAACCCCTCGCTGTTTCAGACCATCAGCTTTGTCTATCTCGGCGTCGCCCTGGCTGCCAGTTTTGCGATCCGTCTGCGGTGGACAGAATTCCGCGTCCTCACCTACGGGCTGATGGTCATCGACATCCTCTCGCTCACCCTGATCATGCGCGCCAGTGGCGGCATCGAGACGGGGCTTGGCATGCTGCTGATCGTGGCCATCGCCGGCAACAGCCTGTTGCTCAGCAGCCGGGCGGCCAATCTTTTCGCGGCCATCGCGGCCATCGCGGTACTGGGCGAACAGGTGCTCGCCCATCAGGATCCGGCACTGACCTCCAATTTCACCCAGGCCGGGATCCTGGGGGCGAGCCTGTTTGCCACCGCCTTTCTGGCCCATGTGCTGTCGTCGCGCATACGCGAGAGCGAGGCACTGGCGGCGCAGCGCGGTGTCGACCTGGCCAATCTTGCGCAACTCAATCAACACGTCCTGCAGCGCATGCAGTCCGGCATTGTGGTGGTCGATGCCGACCTGCGGGTGCGACTGATGAACGAATCGGCCTGGTACATGCTGGGCCTGCCCTCCATGGGTAGCACGAGCAGCAAAAGCCTGAAACTCATCTCCCCGGAGCTGGCCGAGCAACTGATCGACTGGCGCCGTGGCGGCCTGTCGGAGGCGCGCATGTTTCGCCCCGGCGGCGGCTCGGTAGAACTGCTGCCCAACATGACGGCGCTGGGTAGCGAAGCCCGCGCCGGCACGCTGATTTTTCTCGAGGACACCGCACGCATGGCCCAGCAGGCCCAGCAGATGAAGCTCGCCTCGCTGGGCCGCCTCACCGCCAGCATCGCCCACGAGATCCGCAACCCGCTTGGCGCCATCAGCCATGCCGAGCAGTTGCTGACGGAGACGGCCAGCGACAATCCCTCGGAAAAACGCCTGCTGGAGATCATTCACACCAACAGCCGACGGGTCAATGACATCATTGAAAACGTGCTGCAATTGAGCCGCCGCGATCACTCCATGCCGGAAACCATTGCCCTGAAACCGTGGCTGGAAGACTTCGTCAACGAATTTGTGCACAGCCAGAAATGCGATCCGGCCGACATCCGCCTGCACGTGGAACCGGCTGACATCACCGCCCACATGGACGCCACCCAGCTGCACCAGGTGCTGTGGAACCTGTGTCACAACGGCCTGCGTCACAGCCAGGGATTTCCGCGTCAGCCAAAACTGGAACTGCATTGTGGCCAGTCCACCAAATCCCACGCCCCCTTCATCGACGTGATTGACCAGGGCCCCGGCATTCCGCCCGATGTCGCACCCAACATCTTCGAACCCTTCTTTACCACCGAGAGCAAAGGCTCCGGTCTGGGCCTGTACATCGCCCGCGAGCTGTGTGAAAGCAATCAGGCGCGGCTCAATTATGTGGCGATCCCCACCGGCGGGGCCTGTTTTCGGTTAGAATTTGCCAATGCGCCCGTGTCGGCCAAATCCACCACAGAGTCCATTAGCCGCGTCAAAAATCCATGA
- a CDS encoding PP0621 family protein: MPFLRGIFLIAAIGLALLLIRQLYRSHQQQRQRQQTTDRPPRSMAYAQTVACDHCRTHAPKTETIHQDGRYFCSADCRQQYQSH; this comes from the coding sequence ATGCCATTTCTTCGCGGGATATTTCTGATCGCAGCCATCGGCCTGGCCCTACTGCTGATTCGCCAGCTGTATCGGTCTCATCAACAACAGCGTCAACGCCAGCAAACCACCGACAGACCTCCCCGCAGCATGGCCTACGCCCAAACCGTTGCCTGTGACCATTGTCGGACGCATGCGCCAAAAACTGAAACAATTCATCAGGATGGCCGCTATTTCTGTAGTGCGGACTGCCGCCAGCAATATCAAAGCCACTGA
- a CDS encoding fused response regulator/phosphatase — protein sequence MDVKPLKILAVDDTEMNINLLGRFLHKFGHEMVVATNGQEAIDCFETERPDLVLMDVMMPVMDGYEATREIRKRSGEQWVPIIFMSAKAAVEDQVMGLDAGGDDYLTKPVNMHILGAKIKAMQRIAEMRDALAVQAKALEAYQAKAEEEKYLGNVLMERMTRTSDLTDELVDSWLLPAEHMSGDLVASCRGKDGRLYVMVADATGHGLLAAMMQIPVSQTFYHMTDRGYSLSSIVSRMNSQLRVLVPRDRFVAATLIMVDAHNRLIEVWNGGGSETLFLDSQRKILHRFTSNAAPLGIIPEQQFEPQTQVYQWQQAGELLACSDGAVDALNDEQQPYGEERLAQSLSRYRDKTACAAVAEGLREYLKGGRAQDDISVVSVYCPMPENNLN from the coding sequence ATGGATGTTAAACCGTTAAAAATTCTGGCTGTTGATGACACAGAAATGAACATCAACCTGCTGGGACGTTTTCTGCACAAGTTCGGGCATGAAATGGTGGTCGCCACCAATGGACAGGAGGCGATTGATTGTTTCGAAACCGAACGCCCGGACCTCGTGTTGATGGACGTGATGATGCCGGTGATGGACGGTTATGAGGCCACGCGGGAGATTCGTAAACGCAGTGGCGAACAGTGGGTGCCGATCATTTTCATGAGCGCCAAGGCCGCTGTCGAGGACCAGGTGATGGGGCTCGATGCGGGGGGTGACGATTACCTCACCAAGCCCGTGAACATGCACATCCTCGGGGCCAAGATAAAGGCCATGCAGCGCATCGCCGAAATGCGCGATGCGCTGGCGGTGCAGGCAAAGGCGCTTGAGGCCTATCAGGCCAAGGCCGAGGAAGAAAAATATCTCGGCAATGTGCTGATGGAACGCATGACCCGCACCAGCGATTTAACGGACGAGCTGGTGGACAGCTGGTTGCTGCCGGCAGAGCATATGAGCGGTGATCTGGTGGCCTCCTGCCGCGGCAAGGATGGCCGGCTGTATGTGATGGTGGCCGATGCCACGGGTCACGGCCTGTTGGCGGCCATGATGCAGATCCCTGTTTCGCAAACCTTTTATCACATGACCGATCGTGGTTATTCCCTGAGCAGCATTGTCAGCCGCATGAATAGCCAGCTGCGGGTGCTGGTGCCGCGTGACCGTTTTGTTGCCGCGACGCTGATCATGGTGGATGCCCACAACCGGCTGATCGAGGTGTGGAATGGCGGGGGTTCGGAAACACTGTTTCTGGATAGCCAACGGAAAATCCTGCACCGTTTTACATCCAACGCCGCGCCGCTGGGAATTATTCCGGAACAGCAGTTTGAGCCGCAGACGCAGGTCTATCAATGGCAACAGGCCGGTGAGCTGCTGGCCTGTTCCGATGGCGCGGTGGATGCCCTCAATGATGAACAGCAGCCCTACGGTGAAGAAAGACTGGCACAATCGCTGAGCCGCTATCGCGATAAAACGGCCTGTGCCGCCGTGGCCGAGGGTCTGCGGGAATACCTGAAAGGGGGGCGGGCGCAGGATGATATCAGCGTGGTCAGCGTGTATTGCCCGATGCCGGAGAATAACCTTAATTAG
- the nfi gene encoding deoxyribonuclease V (cleaves DNA at apurinic or apyrimidinic sites) produces MPMPHLPDINWPTRIDQARIIQQQLRDQVIRRNELPEPIGLVAGVDVGFEDSGKTTRAAIAVLNFPALTLHEQTIARVPTRFPYVPGYLSFRELPGVMQALQQLHAMPDLLLCDGQGIAHPRRFGLACHLGVLSGLPTIGVAKSRLIGHYQEPAGDKGAWEPLWGDTEEEEMIGAVLRTRDHVRPLFVSIGHRVDLPTAINFVLRCTTRFRLPETTRWAHRLASG; encoded by the coding sequence ATGCCCATGCCCCATTTGCCCGACATCAACTGGCCTACCCGGATCGACCAGGCCAGGATTATTCAGCAGCAGCTGCGCGATCAGGTGATCCGCCGCAATGAGCTGCCGGAGCCGATCGGCCTTGTGGCCGGAGTGGATGTGGGATTTGAAGACAGCGGCAAGACCACCCGTGCCGCGATCGCGGTACTGAACTTCCCCGCCCTGACGCTGCACGAGCAGACCATCGCCCGCGTCCCGACGCGCTTCCCCTATGTGCCGGGCTACCTGTCCTTTCGTGAACTGCCGGGGGTCATGCAGGCCCTGCAACAGCTGCATGCCATGCCTGATTTGCTGCTGTGTGATGGTCAGGGCATTGCCCACCCGCGTCGCTTCGGACTGGCCTGCCACCTGGGGGTACTTTCCGGCCTGCCGACGATCGGCGTCGCCAAGTCGCGACTCATCGGCCACTATCAGGAACCGGCCGGCGACAAGGGGGCCTGGGAGCCATTGTGGGGTGACACTGAAGAGGAAGAGATGATCGGGGCGGTACTGCGCACGCGGGATCATGTGCGGCCGCTGTTTGTGTCGATCGGCCATCGAGTGGACCTGCCGACGGCAATCAACTTTGTGTTACGTTGCACCACGCGTTTCCGGCTGCCGGAGACCACGCGCTGGGCGCACCGCCTGGCATCGGGCTGA
- a CDS encoding DNA-binding domain-containing protein — protein sequence MVATSAETRHKALLYGLALIKKGVPPVQAWQLTGEEFGVSKAALYRWFDTVKGQPRGEWVELLASQYKGRTVTASMTPAAWSFFKKRYEEIDPPNIAEAYQEVVAEGLRQKWDVPSENTFRRRMKREGLKARSRYAEN from the coding sequence ATGGTGGCGACCTCGGCTGAAACACGACACAAGGCTTTGCTATACGGATTGGCTCTAATCAAAAAGGGGGTCCCACCAGTCCAGGCATGGCAGCTTACCGGCGAAGAGTTTGGCGTAAGCAAGGCGGCTCTTTATAGGTGGTTTGACACGGTTAAAGGGCAGCCCCGGGGCGAATGGGTGGAATTGCTGGCAAGCCAGTATAAAGGGCGGACCGTTACCGCCAGCATGACGCCTGCTGCGTGGTCTTTCTTTAAGAAACGATACGAGGAAATAGACCCCCCAAATATCGCTGAAGCGTATCAAGAGGTGGTGGCTGAAGGGCTGCGGCAGAAGTGGGATGTGCCGTCTGAAAACACCTTTAGGCGGCGCATGAAAAGAGAAGGACTTAAGGCCCGTAGTAGGTACGCCGAAAATTGA